The DNA window cacacagaatgattaCTCTGTGATAGTGATAGCCTacgagtgacacacacacacacacacacacacacacacacacacacacacacacacacacacacacacacacacacacacacacacacacacacacaaacacgttggATATTCTTCAAGTACTCCCAAACTGTGAGCACACGTTTCCTTTCAGGGTCAAAATGCCCGACATGACAAGtatttctcctgagacctgaaAGGTCTGGAAGGTGTACTTGAAGCATGTCTGGTAGGTAATTTGGTCCCGTTCCATTTAGAGATTTAAAAACAAGCAGAAGCGCTTTCAAGTCAATTCTGTGATTTACTGGAAACCAATGGTAGGGACTTGTATTGGAGCAATGCGGTCAGGTCTTTTGGTTTCCATGAGAGTCCTTGTGgggttgaataatagtggccccaagatcaaCCCCTGGtgaacaccacaggtcaaggacATTGGCGATTCCAATGTCAACAAACAAACTTATTTCTTATACACATGATTCATAAGAACAAAGTCAAGAATATATTGATGAATAAGGCCCGTTGATTAAAGCATATTTGCTTGAAAGAAACCTGATATTCAGAAGTGCTAATTTTACTCTTAAGTGTTGGGGTAGTATGAGCCACAGACAAGGGCATTTTGAGGTTGTTGTGGTACAGGTAGGACATTTAACTGGTTTAGGCTACCCTTTAAGCTTGATGCTCCTCCTTCTTATCAGTACAGGAATATAGAATGTCATGGGCCTGCTGCTTGTTCTCAAAACAGTACCATTTATATTGCAGGGACCCTGAAAATATCAAACAACCATATTGCAATCAGAGTTAGTGATTTACAGAGTTACAGAGTCCTCTGTTTTGAACTTTGATCTTCATGGTCTTCATTGTGGGGAGGTTATGAGAGGGAGAGTTCCTCGAAAACAGTTAAGGTCTTCCTAGTAAGCTACATatcatataggtaggctattatTGAAACACCTGTAGTAAGCGACTTTATGTTTCTCAGCCCAACTGTGTCTTGATTATTCCTTTGTAAAATGGTCAGAAGACCTTTGGAGTATTCAACAGCATTTTTTGTAACTTCATCAGTGCTCCATCAAGCTTATTTAGCTTCATCAAGCTAAATAATCGTACAAATCAAGACACCCACAAAAGTCAAGACATTCCTAAATTcatttctgtagcctacagaTGCATTCATATTGAAAAACAGTTGAGGGTTTTCCATTTTACCTAAATGTGTCAATCTCATTCTTGGCCAACCCTCACCTCTAATTATATCCATTGAGATCACTAGATTGCCTTTCTCTATGTCAGATGTGTTAGTCCAGAGATATTAGTTTCAAGACATTTGGGTCCTGGTGTCAACCCTAAATCGTTTCAATGTCAAGCCAAGTGTGCCAGGGCAGCAGACGCCAGTCTGCGTTCGTCAGTCAGCGTTTGTTTTGGTGGCGGCCATTTCACCACCATTCCTATAGTGACTTCTTGAAGTTTCTCTGAGGGACTTGGCCGCTTGTTAGTGACGTCTCCCCGataatccacccccccccccccccccccagaggagACTAACCCAGATCCTGCAAACCAGCTTACAGGTAAGGCAAGTGCCACAACAAGCTTCCACAGGCTTAGCCAAGGACTCACATCCaccatttatacacacacacacacacacacacacacacacacacactcatgtaggTGAGCGCAGAACAGCGCAACTGATCATGAAGATATGGGTCACCACTAAAATAGTGTGAGAAAGTGAAGGCTCCCGTAACCAGACAGTCTCAGTGGAACTTCTTTAGTAGGACAAAGGCGAAGTGGTTGTCACAAACCGTGCAAAGATAGAGCCCAGTAGCCTACTTTCAGGCAGGAAGCTCCAGAGTAATGTAGGACTCTGTGAAATCATAGccatccatctctgtctcttttttgaGACCCTTTTTATTCGATGGCCCTTTTTCCTAGTGCACCCTGGGCCATGCGATGAAGAGGATGTAGTCAGGACTACGCAGTCACTGAAACACTGAAGTCACGATGCCATCTTTGATTTAGCTGGACGTGGTGAGGGAGAGGACGGGCTGGGAGGTTAAGTGATAAGATCACTTAGAGGGATtatctcctcccccccccccccccccggggcaGTGGGGGGTTCATGGTAGCGTACCAAGGGCTCCAAGCCTGTGGATGCTAGTGGAGAAAGTTCATGATAGCATGCTCTATTTAGATTGATGTTGATaaagtttctattctattctattctattccattccattccattccattccattccattccatttctattctattctattctgtgctattctattctattctattctattccattccattccattccattccattccattccattctattctattctattctatgaagTTGTATGGCAAGAATGTCTTTCCAAAGCATGTAAGCATAAGCCAACTATTAGGCGTAATGTGCATACAGTCATGTAAACATGGACAAGGAACAGGAACCAGTGATAAGGATTAAGGCAAAGGAACCATTAATGAGAAACACACTAATTCACTCATTAGATTcactttgtatttatttattagatACACTTCTGTGTTTAAGTTTGTATTCACTCAAGACTTCGCTCACTTTCCTGGTAAGTTCTGTTCGTATGACATAATGATAGCGGTGGAATGATATCCAATAAGATGTGGCCTTCTCTGACGGTTTAATTCTGCTGATTGGTCCCGAGTGTGTCACCTGATGAGAGTCAGCATCTAGCGGAGACCTGAACTTTCTGCCCTGATTTCCTTTGGTCAAGTACACGTTGACCTCCATTCTAATAGGCCGTCATCCCAttgcccttcctctctcccctaccTTTGTGTTAAGATGGTGGGGTGAGATCAGGGGGAAAAGCCAAGGGATGAGAtcgtggtggtgggggtggggtgtgggttcAGTTCTCTTACTTCCTCAACTGTCTTAATTAAATCAGAGGGGATAGGACCGCTGACATCATCTCATCCCGGTCCCGTGCCGCGACGTGATTGGACGAGAGCAGCAGAAAGAGGAGAGCGGAGCGGGGAGGCAGACCAGAACGCCGGCAGAcacaggaggaggacgaggaagggACGAGAGAGAAGGGACGCTCGCGCACGCAGCTCCCGCTCCTCTCTCCGGACACTGATCCCCACTTTTCTGACTGTTGGGAGGGACTCTGATCAACAGGTGAGCGCTGGGTGGAGGAGCAGATGGACCATGAGTCTAAAGAATGGGATCCTCCTAAATGGCTAGCTatcttatttatatatatatgaatatatattttatatttatatatatactgtatatatattttacaacatcaTAAATTATTTATTCTAAAACTGTATTCTTCTAGCTGCTTCTAGCTGTTTTTATGGTGGTCCTGTGCAACGCAATTTCGTTCCACACTGCACTTCTCAAAGTGGTTGTTTGGAATGACAATAAAAAACTCTTGAATCTTGATTTGTGATTGTGATCTTGATCTTGATCTCACTTTGTTAAGTGGATGTTTTCTAAATAATAGCAACTAAGCAAACCTTTGAACTAGGATAGTGATTGCAGTTCAACTTTAATGCTTTGCAAGGTGGTAGTTCAGTCTTTTAAGAATGTTGTGGGAAATTCTGACACAAGAGATGAGTAGCCATCATCTGCTCTCAGCCGTGTTTATGTCAGAAGATGGACACGCTGTTTGCGCGCTTCAGATTCTGTGCAGATACGAGTGTATGAGGACAAGCTTATCCACTCTCTAGATTTGAGAATACACCAACTCACGGATCTGAACTGCTCCTTGTCTAGACTGATATACcagttattttgtttgtttgtttacattcttTCTGTTCTATAGTTTAGCGGTTATGGTTTCAATGGTATATATTTTTCCTCCTCCATGACCGCCTCCCATGCTTGGCTCTTACAGGCAGGATGGCTCGGGATATGGCCGAGAAGGACATCCTGAAAATGGAGATTGACCAGTTGAAGAAGGAAGTCAGCACGCCCAGGACAGCGGTGAGCAAAGGCAGCATGATATGTTTGATCTAGTCATTTATCAGGCTCGGTCACTTCACTCTCAGTGCGCGTGTCAATTGAGGTTCAGTTTCCATTGATCATCCTGGAGATAGTCACTGAGGTGTTTAAGTAGTGGCTGAATACAAAaccctatatatatatgtgtgttattTATAATACATGTATAAAGTAGAACACTGAAATGACAGAATAGTGTATGGCTATAATAAGTAAAGTATGTATTCCAATTATAAAtgtatttctcctctctctctctctctctctctctctctctctttctctctctctctctccctgatctCAGATCTCTGCTTCTGCCAAAGAGACGATCGAATGGGTGGAGGCCCAGTCTGGTGAAGATCCCCTCATGAAGGGTGTCCCTGATGACAAAAACCCGTTCAAGGAGAAGGGTGGCTGTACTATTACATAGCACAGGCCCTGTCTAGAACAGGGCGAAGTCTGTCAATATCTCTTTTTGTATTTCGGTTCCTTGGGACTAGTCAGTTTCGTCGTGGATCCTAGGGTGATTTCGGATGTCCGCTGTTCaaaacatgtacatgtgtgtgtggtggagaggctCTGTTAGAGTTCAGTCTGATTTGTATTACTGTGTCCCACGATGTGACTGGTGTTTGTCTTTGTAAAATAAAAGCCACTTAGCTATGCAGAGGTGTCAGGATTCTGATTTCATTGTAGTGTCTGTGGGTCATGGCTCTAATCCTAGTATAATCATTCTGCATGTTTAAAATCAAGAAACAGAGGACACTTTTCCAAACATCTCCTACAATATGTGGTACTACAGTGAGAttccacacatgcacgcacacacacacacacacacacaaagctgctaTAGAAAGGCCATGGATTCACCGGATTCACATACACTACCGTTAAAATCCGAACAATATTTATTTAGTCTCTTTGTAAAAGCAGTGAGTGAATGAGGCTGTGTATTGTGCAGTATATCGCAGTGTGTGAGGCGCGGAGAGCTAACTGGCTTTGGGGTTAAATAGgatttgtgtgtcagtggccCCCCCTGCGCAGGTGCTTCCTGTGGTCAAGCTCTTAAGCTCATTGCTTGGGATTCTCTCAGGTAGCATAAGTCAAGCCTTTCATCCAATTAGACCTCGTCCGCTCATTACGCTGCTGGACAACTATTCTACTATTCATGGAGAATGTGGACAGGACTAAATAcctgtgaaacagagagagagagagagagagagagagagagagagagagagagagagaatgttaagCATTGCAGAAAATATTGTAAATTGTacctcaaaacaacaacaacaacaacaagaaaaacacaTGAACTAGCAGTTAAACTAACAACCCCTCAATTCCAGGaccctgtactgtacagtaaaacATGCCCTGCAGTCCCACACTTTGGATTCGGGGGAAACTGTGGTCCCTCCAGATCTGTATAAACATGAGCACATGATGCTTTAAAGGTAAACTCATAACACGcgttaaggctggcttacattgcacgattttggcctgttttaacagtcggcgactaaatttccaaaatcgggtggaaatcttgagagttgtgctagaatcgcagcgcgctcccgtcatctaaatcgtttagtgtaaggtgccaatcttagcggttttaagtccgtcggaggcagtctttctctagttttggcgttacgacaatatcaaacatgtttgatattatcggaagtcttttcagtcgtggctcatgcaaatagtgacgtgaacattaaaaaccaatagtaacctctcgcgaacacgaaaacaggaaggggcaaaataggcaacagctgtagcctatatgattatttgttatttcatttcttataatttattagtcggctattctacgagacagaacaactctatatctgttagtgatgtcacacatcaaacaatgctgcagaaacgcgaaaaaaatacattgatatgagtaggctatcatgtgatttcctgttaatgatgacgtgtagcctattgcacgatggaaataatttgaaggaatctagcagcagtcttgtaaatagtgacccacagtctttgcaaaatcctaatctgagactggcctgtgactagactgtgactaaaaactcaatgaattgtctttagatgtgagagggtctgagacagtagtctttcaaaaatcttttccaaatctttgcaaagtctgtcaatgtaaggtaggctttaggcaGATGACGTGAAGTCAGTCTGCGCCTCTGACCCAGTGACTAACCAGCTCTGGGTAATCCCACAGAGGGATAGAGGCACCACAGGATAGAGGCCTGTTTATCGGGACGTTGTGGTGCCTCCTCATACAGCGTGTGATTTACGGGGCTTTTCCACGACATGCTAtcagctccactccactccactccactcgaCTCTACTCGCTTCTTTTGGTTTTCCATTAGCAAAAAAACTGGTACCTGGTACCTGGTATTATTTTTGGTATCACCTCCGTTGGGGTTCCAAGCGAGCTGAGCCGGTACCAAAAGGTGACGTCAGTGACATcacagttgttttcttcagcaTTGCTATGGCTATCGGCTATCTTATAGGTGTACTTTGTTGCAGTACAGTGGAAAATGAGTGATTAGTGATTTATTTGGTCACGTGCAGTACGTGTAATGCACATGGTTGGGACCGGCGCTACCGAGAGGTGCCTCACCTATTGCCACAGAATGGAggccagaggtcagaggtcaaggacTAGCCAGCTGGCCATGTAGGAGAAGCCCTGCACACATCgtgagcttagaattataaggttctatctccgtttagggtagttctgagatattgagcatcaaagttttacatagctagcaaaactgttatgtagtacctttttattttgctaataattaacaaaaaatatatttttttacaaaaataacaccacacaggcattaataagcacctaatggatcagatgatgtcaaaaactcaatttcgaccaaaatggagatagaaccttataattctcagctcacgaCATGTTAATGCTGGACTTGTCCTGTGCATTTTGTACGTCTTGGTCTCAGCAGTGTGGTTTGTGATATTTTATGTTCTGGAAGTTCATTTTCGTCATGGTTTGGGGTTTGTATGGGTTAGTACTGTATGAGCACATGACACTGTGTCATGACACACaaacccttaccctaacctcTAACTCTAATCCTATAACTCTATAACTCTATCTTGTCATGGCAAAAGccaaatgacacttaatgacagaagcgttATGTCATAAATATTTacgacttgtttataatgtttctGATACGTTCCTGATTGTGTCACGCCACTCTGTgcataccttcaagtaaagtggaACTGTTCATTTTGCCGTGTGTCTGTTCCCTGTCTCTTGTCTCCGCCCCTTACCGGAGTCTTGTTATGCCTATAAGCAAGCTCACCTGTGCCTTGTCACGTTCGCCCTATCATCTGTGTTCTTTAACTACATCGCTCCGTGCTCACCTGTCTTCTTGCCCTTGTCCAATGGTTTGTGTTTCCTGATTAGTTTGCTGTGTATTCAAGATCTTGTGTGTGCCTTGCTCTTTTGCTCTTTTGCTTCGTCATTGTGCTTTATCACTTTGTTTGCCCCGTTCCTGTGTATTCCTCATGGCAAACAAGCTTATCCTGTACTAGTTGTTCTGCATTTGGGTCCAAGCCTGTGACAATTTTGTAGATATTTGACAAAGTCTTTCTTTTTACTTTCTACAATTCTACAAGTTCACAATATTATACATATCTATTAAAATACGTTAATCttgaaataaaaaaagcaaTCAGCAAATAATCAGTTCATAagtcatgcaaacaaacaaatggaaaaAAGTCCATTGATTCAAAACAGTAAAGAAAACAAACCTGGTCTTTGTTCCAACTTGCATACTTCTGTACTTAGGCTACAATAGCTAATAGTGTACAAGTGCATTGCAAGTACAGAAGTATGTGAATTGGAACACTGTGTGTTATTGAAAAcactttttttaattatttatttagttttttaTTAGGGACCATGTACAATTTTAAACGTAAATGTTGCCATTTCATGTATTGTACCCGAGTTAGCCTAGGGCTAATTTACATCTGCACGTCCCTGGCATCTGTCCATAGCCATAAACTAGAAGCCTTGGACACATCTGTGGGCAAAAGAATGTCAACGGTGTCAACGAAAACTGAAGAACGCAATTCAACacaacttaagcctaccttacactgacaagatttgggaaagattcttgaaagattgtagtcttttaactaatgcccctcattcagactttactcaaaagactacagtctttcaagaatctttcccaaatcttgtcaatgtaaggtaggctttactttCACATTTCTCTTGAACATCAGATGAAGAAAAATAATTAAACTCATGTTTAGAAGTGATATGAACTTTTCCTAGGtatatttgttcattcaacattGAATTCTGATTTCATTTTACAATCTGcaagttctgttttttttacagtgcactATAGGCTCAAGTGTCTCAGCGGACTCTGATGCAACAAGTAATGTAGGCTATCCTGAAATGACTGCCTCATTTAAGCTCTACGGTCCACGCTGTTTGGCATCCATCACCGGCATATTATCTCAACTCTGTAATGACACTGCGATAAACAATTAAGATAAATGTGTATaaggtctgagtgtgtgtttgcatgtcatTCTTATCTTAATTGTGTTATCAGATAACGATAAGACGCACAGCAAATTAAGAGTTATGACAGTTATGGAATTTTGAGTTCCAGTGCGGTTGCTATGCTTCTGTAGAGTACATAAAGACGTGAACCCATTATGTGAGAACATATGTAACATTTTGAAATTACGTAAGAATTACCTTTGGCTAATAACagttatatattttaaagccgGCATTTCTCAATGCACCTgctctaatgtttttttttttttttcaaaaacagtgAGTAACTGGCCTTGTAAGTTGCCATTGATGACATTAATAATATGTAATTATGAGTGCCACACTACCAAAGCGGTGGCTATAACTtcagtcagtttttttttttcttccggaTTTTTTTCCATTAATGATTCCTGGAACACTGAAAGATGGGCCTGCATGAGACTTGTAGCCCTACAAGGGTGACGGAACTActgtattgttttttgttttgatccgTCGCTCTCCCACTACACCGGGCCTCCACACGGTCTTcagtgaatatctcgagaaccttTGGGGCCTATAGGCTGACCAACTTCTTATTTTGGTCtcaaggggccatgtcaaccaaTCTCATATCTACTCTTTTGAGGTgtagcgccacacacacacacacacacacacacacactcacacgcacagttgcacacacacatttgcacatataaacacatacacacagacatatttacacaccggggcgcgcgcgcacacacacacacacacacacacacacacacacacacaaacctaaataaacccacacacacaaacataaatacataatcttccttgggtcatgtccgaccttccctgaaaatttcatcgaaatccatccatcacttttagagttatcttgctaacaaacagacagacagacagacaaacgccggtccccgatgaaaacatatacctccttggcggaggtaaacaaacaaacaaaacactggattaaaataagaaataaacacAGGGATGATGCCCACACATAATGCCTACCTCTGAGATCTTTTGGAATGACCTATCGCTACAGAGGAAACAGTCTCAACCATGTGCTGATACAAATCAATTAATGCAAATGCACAATATTTGAGATAGCACAGCAAACAGGAAAAACACATTACTAAGAGACATTCTTGTGAATTAGTAATAATAATGCCCAACCAAACCTCATTCAGGAAGAAAACCACCTATAAAACAGTTTAAACACCCCTGCTCCTATGAGCTCTTCTCACACCAAAGCGTGAAAAGAGCGTGCAAAAGCTCTCAGtgcccggcacacacacacgcgcgcacacacacacacacacacacgcactttccCTTTTTGGCTGATTTGTTGCCTGTCTTCAATCAATGTGGGTTTGTGATAATGTGTCCGTGCAGATGGAGAGACTCAGGTCGAGAAATGCCAAGTAGAAGaatacttctttttttttttattaagctaCCGGTAGGTTAGACATGAcataataaacaaaagaaaacactgatcaaacgaaaaacaaaaacatgggaCAATGCCCAATAGCTAGGCCCTTCACGCACAATACATGACACAATGTACCCTCTCACGACAGAGGCCATCCTTGACTGAAACGCTCCATACCATTATATGCATTGGCgccaaccaaacagaacaaacaatcaatcagcACAATCCtcttaggctacacactataTGCGCACAACACATTACTTTATAACATTCATGTGCAATCATCAAGACTTTACTACAGtcccccaaaataacaaataaaacaaaacaactgaaacacccctgtctctatgagcgcttcccttatgGGAGCGCGCCCCATCCCTTTAAAtgggtctcacctccgacaTTCTTGATGCACCCCAAcaccccggaagacaggtagCCATCAGGTAAGGtgaatacacaatacacaatacaccatacacagacaaacattggcaAAGTCACCGCGGTTTCACTTAAGATATAAATTGTGCGCGCACGAAACCCGCCACAACTGTcccgacattatgccttgcatcCCCCGCTACTGAAATAAAGCCATGTTTAGCGCACGGCCTATTCACTATTCCTTgtagtatatatacatacaaagGCACAATACATAGTTATTCTTTACTTTTCAACAtatgcatttcaacatttcttttctttatctcctgtatgtgtgtactgtatgtaatgtctgTTCAAGCGCAAACTCCGTacccattgttcttactggcgggaatgcgcccgcttgcgtgacagacgcggtgcgctctgtcacagGGTTGAAGACATCATTCTTGTTTCATAGCCAACCACTTTGTATGGCTGTCTTCATACTGGATATTCAAGGGTTTCATGAGGTCCCTTTCCAGGCGtatcaatcaagcaccatgcagtctgcgtTCTTAATATATGTGCTTGATTTCATACaactgtggaaagggacctgacctgatgaaacccatcaaTAGACCCAACTGCATACACAAACGTGTTCCTAAGGCATTTCCGGCGGCACAGAAAGCAACATCGAGCTAAAGTGCCGGCGTGGTTTTGGAGCGTTTCAACTGGAAACAGACTTGGAACAGACGAGCCATGCGGCTTTGCGCGACGTGGTGGCGTTATCCAGGCTATAGGGACAGACTGAAAGGGTCTATACAATCTGAACCTGCTTAGTTAGTTGTCAGTTAAGGACTCATTAAATGCATTCCCTTCGCGTCGTCTTCTGGCTCCTACACTCCTCCCTACCACACTATGACAAAGATGAGAATTTAGCTCAAGAGTTTACTCATTTACAACTATTTACAACTCTTACATCATGATGGGGTAGGTAGGTCCAGATTAGCAGGCCTGCACCATAGGGCCAATGTTCACATTCTGTTTTGTTCTAGCCTTCCTGTCagcagtttttttcccccttttcagacgtgtgtgtggatTCAGACAGTCTACAGATAGCCAGTGTATAGGAGTATAGGTTATCATATGTAGTGCCTGGTTGAGACATTATAAGAGACATTATAAAACAGGATCAGATGCAGACAAATGATACAATACTTAGGCTACTAGGAGATGTTGATGTGATCACAGGCGATGATCGTTGTCAAGTCTCTTATCTTTATGGCCAGTTATTCCTCAGATGTTTTGAGAGGATGTCTTCTGTTTAGAGTAGAAGTGACTGTATGAGTAATTTATTTTAATTGGTCAGATTATGGTTACAAAAAGTGCACAGGCCACTCCCATATTGCCATATAAGCGTGAGGAGAAGCCCTCCTGTGACAGTCTGTCTCTCGGACACTGAAACCCTTTTATCCTTAAACCCTGTTatgctctctctacctccttgcTTCATTTCTTAATTTCTTCCAATCTTAATTATATGTTTTAATATAACTTCtttctgtatttttttgtctgtgcatgtgtgtatcagtTCTTTGTCTTGGACAGTGAAACACTTTGTTATCCTCCTCTGGTATTCTCTCTCTATACCTCCTTGCTTAATTTCCTCTTTCAAAAATCTCATTGTTTTGGTACAGTCTTAATTATATGTTTTGATATTACTtctttctgtattttttttgttttgtttttggtctTTGCAAGTGTGTATCGGTTCTTGCTCTCTGCGTATAAGTGCCTGCTGCTTGCATATCACTTGTCTGCTGTGTGGGTCTCTGAACCAGAGACTTGCCTCTCTCAAcatgtggctgctgctggttcTGGTGTGGTTCTTGGGCCTGGCCGGGGGAACCTACTGGTTCCTGTTTGGGACGCGCAGCCCGTTCTCTCTGGAGTCGGTGAGGCCCAAAGAACCACTAGAACTGGACCAGAGGAAGAGGGATAAGGTGCTGAAGAAAGGTGAGTGGCCCTATCCATCCTCACACATAACATATTAAcgtatattttatatattgtaTACTGGTGTATCTTAttctttttatattattttatacTGGTGTATCTAATTATTTTTCTCCGTAATTTGTCTCAAAAAATAAAACTTTCatatattctattttatttatttttttaaaatcttgATAATTGATTAGAATCTGGATAATGGCTCACAGCTCCTGGGTATCAAAAATCCAGTATCTCAAAATGTTAGAAAAAATAATTTATAACAAATGTGTCAACCTGAGAAGAGGTCTAATCAGCTAATTTTCTGAAATGCACCTGTCTGTGTTTATATTCATGATATGCACTAATAAAGTGTTTACACACTTTATGATATGCACTAATAAAGTGTTTAACTACTAATTACAATCAATAcagtcatttttatttatttcttttgaaGTGTATTTttgtagtattttttttatatatataatgaaaTCTGTCAAAGGCACAAGCTTTAAAGGCTAGTCAAGGCACTGCACCGAAACACGTCTGTGCAATAAATGAATTCAAAGTATTCTCCCGTCCGAACATCCATAATAccatgaggtgaggtgagggctAGTCTGTCAGCCCTCAGTGACCCTAACTGTAATTAAAGCCACACCATGGAAGAATTTATAAAAATGCCCCATGGCGCCATGACACCATTTAGAGACGGTGCTCAGATTCCTGAAAAAGGACTAAATTGATCATTATCCTGCCCGACTAACAATAACATCATCAGTGTTTCAGTTTCCACCGTGCACATCACGCGCTCTACGCAGGGCAGTATTGCCGGAGGGGACACACCAAcgtttga is part of the Sardina pilchardus chromosome 22, fSarPil1.1, whole genome shotgun sequence genome and encodes:
- the gngt2b gene encoding guanine nucleotide-binding protein G(I)/G(S)/G(O) subunit gamma-T2b, which encodes MARDMAEKDILKMEIDQLKKEVSTPRTAISASAKETIEWVEAQSGEDPLMKGVPDDKNPFKEKGGCTIT